One genomic window of Polyangium aurulentum includes the following:
- a CDS encoding bestrophin family protein, whose product MMVPERRYSWLRLLLKYRGTALPRMFGRLLFTTLLAAAVTVTDLKFGFFHPDLTTIPFTLVGLSLGIFLGFRNNTSYDRFWEGRKLWGALVNTTRNLTRQILTLVGQQPGAGSNGVPEVDPEALETFRREMVHRLIAYVHCFRMHLRDQDRLDELSPMLTATEIESLQGETNRPVAILQSMGYRFRDAWQRGWIHPQHLPILEQSLTALTDIQGGCERIKNTPIPLSYTSLIHQIVAIYCFALPFGIVKSVGYLTPIVVCIVAYAFFGLDAIGDEIENPFGMDANDLPLSGLSRMIEVNLRQRLGETDLPPLLKPKHGLLT is encoded by the coding sequence ATGATGGTTCCGGAAAGACGGTACTCCTGGCTGCGCCTGCTCCTGAAGTATCGGGGCACGGCGCTGCCGCGGATGTTCGGGCGGCTCCTGTTCACCACCCTGCTCGCCGCGGCGGTGACGGTGACCGACCTCAAGTTCGGGTTCTTCCACCCCGACCTCACCACGATCCCCTTCACGCTGGTCGGCCTGTCGCTCGGCATCTTCCTCGGCTTCCGGAACAACACGAGCTACGACCGCTTCTGGGAGGGCCGCAAGCTCTGGGGCGCGCTCGTCAATACGACGCGCAACCTCACCCGCCAGATCCTCACGCTCGTCGGCCAGCAGCCCGGCGCGGGGTCCAACGGCGTCCCCGAGGTCGACCCCGAGGCCCTCGAGACCTTCCGGCGCGAGATGGTGCACCGCCTGATCGCCTACGTGCATTGCTTCCGGATGCACCTGCGCGATCAGGACCGGCTCGACGAGCTGTCGCCGATGCTCACGGCGACGGAGATCGAGAGCCTGCAAGGCGAGACGAACCGGCCGGTGGCGATCCTGCAATCGATGGGCTACCGCTTCCGCGACGCCTGGCAGCGCGGCTGGATCCACCCGCAGCACCTGCCCATTCTCGAGCAGAGCCTGACCGCGCTGACGGACATCCAGGGCGGCTGCGAGCGCATCAAGAACACGCCCATCCCGCTCTCGTACACCTCGCTCATCCACCAGATCGTCGCGATCTACTGCTTTGCCCTGCCCTTCGGCATCGTCAAATCGGTGGGGTATTTGACGCCGATCGTGGTGTGCATCGTCGCCTATGCGTTCTTCGGCCTCGACGCGATCGGCGATGAAATCGAAAACCCCTTCGGCATGGACGCGAACGATCTGCCGCTCTCCGGGCTGTCGCGGATGATCGAGGTGAACCTGCGGCAGCGCCTCGGCGAGACGGATCTGCCGCCCTTGCTCAAGCCGAAGCACGGACTGCTGACCTGA
- a CDS encoding GNAT family N-acetyltransferase, with amino-acid sequence MLDLFLRPLTPALLEDTLAFLEQEIDDATLEATGLSGQRREDGVEAGQPLDAREQREDFADRMLRGEVEGFLAYVDGRPAALCVTAAGAQAGAVALLLVAPRHRRLGLGRRLLEAAGARFAAEGLAFEGYPRKRVG; translated from the coding sequence ATGCTCGACCTCTTCCTCCGACCCCTCACGCCCGCACTTCTCGAGGACACGCTCGCGTTTCTCGAGCAAGAGATCGACGACGCCACCCTCGAGGCCACGGGTCTGTCCGGCCAAAGGCGTGAGGACGGGGTGGAGGCGGGACAACCCCTCGATGCGAGGGAGCAGCGCGAGGACTTTGCCGACCGGATGCTGCGCGGGGAGGTCGAGGGCTTTCTGGCCTACGTCGACGGCCGACCCGCCGCGCTGTGCGTGACCGCGGCGGGAGCCCAGGCGGGCGCGGTGGCGTTGCTGCTGGTGGCCCCGCGGCATCGGCGTCTCGGGCTCGGGCGCAGGCTGCTCGAGGCGGCGGGCGCGCGGTTCGCGGCCGAGGGGCTCGCGTTCGAGGGATACCCGCGCAAGCGCGTGGGATGA